The DNA sequence GAAGTTTGGGATTCTGACAACGTTGGAAGTTTTTCTACCTGTTGTCCAGCATACGACGCGCCCACAACCACCGGACTGGCTGTAGTGGCTGCCTTCCCATTCCTTCTGCCATTAAAGTCTATGCACCTGCAGAGTGAAAACTACAGTCGACGGCGATCCTGATGCTGCCGCATCCTGATAATCCCGGCGCGCGCCCGCCAGGGCGGTGTCGGTGCCAGCGGTGGACACGCGCTCGCCGGCAAGCACGCGGGCGGATCCGAACTGGCCTGTCCAACACCCGCCTGCGCCAAGTCAGACAAGCTCCCAGCGCAAGCTTCAAGCAAGCACAGCCCCAAGCAAACGCAGGACCAGTGGTGAGCCCACCTATGCCTGAGGCTTCGCCGCCATCGTCCAGGGGTCAGTCCGGATGTTGAGGATGTCCACGGACAGTTCCGGGGCCTGATCCTCCAGGAGTTCCTGCACCTGGGATGTCCAGGGGAATTCGCTGGCCCAGTGGGCGGTATCCACCACGGCGGGGCCACCAGCGCGCAGGTACTCATCCACCGGGTGGTGACGGAGGTCAGAGGTGACAAAGACATCCACGCCGAGTCGCCGGACATCATCGAGGAAACTGTCACCGGAGCCGGAGGACACCGCCACGGTGGATACCATCTGATCAGGGTCGCCGGTGGCGCGCACTCCCCACACGGTGGCGGGCAGTTGATCGGCTACCTGCTGGACAAAATCAGACAGACGCATCGGTTCGGGTAGTTGCCCCACCCTGCCGAGGCCGTAGGCGGTCTCCAGCGGTGTGGTGGTGGGCATTTCCACAATGTCGAAACCGGGTTCCTCATAGGGGTGGGCGGACCGGAGCACCTCCAGAAGGTGTGCGCGCAAACGTCGTGGGGCCACGAACTCCACACGAAGTTCAAGGTCCCGGAAGAGTTCGTCCACGCTGCCCTCGGTGGGGTTGGCGTCACCGACCGGGCGGAACTGGCCGGTGCCGTTGAACTCGAAGGAGCATTCGCGGTAGTCGCCGATCTCACCGGCGCCGGCCTCAAAGAGGGAGCGTTTCACATGGTGGGCATCTTTCTCCATGACCTGCACACCCCATTTATCCATCGCATCCAGGTGACGCGGGGCGATGGGTCGTCCAGGGGTGATGCCCACCAGCTCTGCAAGTTTGTCATTTACTCCAGGGCGTGCTGAGTCAGCGTTGGTGTGGGCGGAGAACAAGGCGACCCCACCACGGATGAGGGTGTGGATGACCTTGCCCTTCGGTTCATCAGCAGCCACGGAGGTCACGCCTCTGAGCAGAAGCGGGTGGTGGATGATGAGCATGTCCACACCCAGCTCCACCGCACGGTCAGCGACCTCCTGGGTGCAATCCAGTGCAAGGGCCACCTTCTCCACCGAGGCAGCCGGATCACCGCAGATCAACCCCACTTTGTCCCAGCTCTCCGCAAGGGCCGGCGGATAGGCCTGGTCCAATATGTGGCGGATGTGGCCAACGGTCAGTTCAGTCACGGATTGCTCTCCTGGTCGTTGTGGGTGGGCTTAAGTTCGTCAATGGTCTGCAGCAGTGTTGCGACCTTGGCTGGCTCGCGTACTGCCAGTCGCCAGAATCCCGAGTCTAGCCCAGGGAAGGTGTCGCATCTGCGCACGGTGATGCCCCGCGCGGCCAGGCCCAGCCGGAGTCTGTCCGCGGCCTGCGCACCGCCCGGAGGCTGCACCAGCAGGTAGGGCGCGGCCGAGGGATGAACGGTGAAACCAGCCGCTTGAAGGGCCAGCACCATGGTCTCGCGATCACTCGCAATCCTCCCGCTGATTCCTGGGAGTTCGGTCTCACCCCGGCCTCCGGGTTCCATCACCGCACGGATGGCCAACAGCTGGAGGGTGCCCAGCGGCCACCGTGGGCGCCCGCCTGCCAGACGCGCCACTGTTTCGCGATCAGAGATGAGATAACCACAGCGCAGACCCGCCAGGGACCACGTCTTGGTCAGGCTCCGCAGCACGATCAATCCCGGCAGCTCCCCCACTCGGGAAATCATGGACTGTCCCTCGCTCACATCCAGAAATGCCTCATCCACCACGAGGTGGCGCCAGGGTTCAGCCAGCCGGGACAGCTCCTCCACCGGGTAGAGGCGCCCCGTCGGGTTCGTCGGGTTGCCGATCACCACCAGGTCCGCCTCATCATGCACACCACCGAAACCGAGCACCTCAACCGCCCGGTCAAGATCGAACGGTGGTGTGAGAATCACCCGGTCCACATCGATGCCGGCCTCCACGAGACAGGCCTCCGGTTCAGTGAAACCCGGATGGATGATCACCGGCCATGCGGGCCGCAGCTTCGTCAGCAGCGAAAACCCCTCAGCGGCACCATTGAGCAGCAGCACCTGGTCCGGCGACACCCCGTGCCACGCGGCCACAGCGGCGGTCGCCTCACGGTGCAGCTGATGATCCGGGTAGGAACCAAGCTTGTCGACGCCCTCCGCCACCACCTCCCGCAGCCACCCCGGTGGGGTGTCGGCCTGCACATTGACGGCGAAGTCCAGTTCAGCGTCAACAGCTGCCTGGTCTCCGTGGTAGCGCAGAGGATCATCGGGAAGGTCATCATGAGAAGTGGTGGTCACGCGCTTCATACTACTTTCTGGCAATGTTGGTGACGTGACTGATCAATCCTTGAAGACAATCCTGTTCGACCTGGATGGAACACTCGTGGATTCCTTCCCCGGAATCCGTGCATCCTTCATCCACACTCTTGAGGTCATGGGCTGGGACATCCCATCCGAGGAAAGGATCAATCGGATTCCCGGTCCGCCGATGGAACAGACACTCCAGAGCCTGGGCATGTCCCCGGAGCTGGCGAAGGAGGGACTGCAGATATACCTCGACCGCTATGGGGAGACCGGTTGGGAAAATTCAACCGAGTTTCCGGGGATGCGGGATCTGTTGGTGCGGTTGAAAGATGAGGGTTTCCGACTCTGCACCGCCACCTCCAAGGGTGAGTACTTCGCAGAGAAGGTCCTGCGCCGTTATGACATGTTCGATCTCTTCGAGTTCATGGGGGCCGCGGAAGAAAACGGCCCCCGGCGGGACAAGGCATCAGTGATCCGCCATGTGATTGACAGTGTCAAACTCACCGACGGGGATCCCCGGCTCCGCAATGTCCTGATGATCGGTGACCGTTCCCACGATATTGAAGGATCAGCCCACTTCGGTATCGATTGTGTCGCTGTAACCTGGGGATATGGAACTCCGGAGGAATGGGCCACAGCCCGCTACACCGTGACAGATGCTGAAGAACTGGAGAGGATCATCCATGACTGGGTCTGAATTCAACCGGCCGTTGGAGATAGTTTTTGTATGCACGGGTAATATCTGCCGCTCCCCCATGTCGGAGATCATTGCCAGGAAGAAAGCGGAGGAAGCCGGGTTGGGCAACGATGTCATCTTCTCCTCCTGCGGCATGGGTGATTGGCATGTCGGCCAACTAGCCGACCGCCGCGCCATCGCAGAACTCCGGGCTGGCGGTTATGACGGTTCCACCCACCGCGCAGCCCAGCTGGGTCCCGAACACAAACGTGCTGATCTCTTCGTCGCCATGGATTCAGGTCATGCCCACGAACTGGCCGCCGCAGGAGCTCCGAATGACAGAATCAGGCTCCTCCGGTCCTTCGACCCGGAATCAAACCCCACCGATGATGTCGCTGATCCCTACTACGGCACCGACAGGGATTTTTCCCTCGTGCGGGAGAACGTGGAGAATGCCATGCCTGGTGTGCTCGAATGGATCACACTTCACTCCGCTGACCGCGGCTGATCCTGGGGTTTTCAGGTAGAAGTCGAACTTTCGCTTAGGTCTTTACAACATTTGGTTCTAAGGTGTGAGTTGTGGAAAGCAAGGTGACGGGCCCGGATAACGGGCACAGCGACAGTACCCGGGACCGAAGTGTGCGCACCCGCTATTCAGAAGGCGGGGCGACCACCATCGGCAACAAACCTGACGGCAGTCGGAGGAAGCCCAGAGGTGGGTTGAAGAAGTTCCTCACACCGGGATGGTTTCTCTCCCTGGCGGTGATCATCACGTTCTCCTACGCGGCTTTCACCATGCTCGCCCCATGGCAGCTGAACAAGGATGAAGACATCACCCAGCGCAATGTTCAGATCCGCGAGGGTTATGAGCGCGAGGTTGTCCCCTACTCCGAGGTCTTTGATGCCGACGGCCACGTACTTCCGGAAAATGAGTGGTACCGGGTCTCATTGACAGGGCAGTACCTCCCGGACAATGAAGCGCTGCTGCGTCTTCGTCCGGTGGAAACCACCCCGGTGTTCCAGTCCCTGACGCCCTTCCAGCTGGACGATGGCCCAACCGTGTTGATCAACCGTGGTTTCGTCATCTCTGAAGGCACCATCGTGCCGGAGATGTCACCTGCACCGTCCACCCCGGTCACCATCGTCGGGCTCGCCCGGCGCAATGAGGTCCTGCCGGATAAACAGCCCCTGGAAGACAGTGGTTACCAGCAGGTTTATGGCATCAACACGCAGCAGGTGGGTGATGTCGTGGGGCTCGACCTCGGACAGGATTATGTGCAGCTGCTTGAGGATCAGCCAGGTGTGCTCAATGCCATGCCGATCCCCCAGCTCGATCGCGGCAGTCACCTGTCCTACGGCATGCAGTGGATCGCATTCGGTGTGATGGCGCCGCTCGGCCTGGGTTATTTCATCTGGGCTGAACTTCGCGAACGTCGACGCGACAAGGCTGAGCGCGCGGAGATGTCGGTGCAGACCGCACACGCTGATGAAGAACCAAGCCTCGCGGTTGCTGCCGCACCTTCCGCGTCCCTGTCGTCCCCAGCCGCACCCGCCACATCAGAACACCGCCGTCGTTCCAGGTACGGGGACCAGCACCCGGATCATTACCGTGACATGGCTAAACGCCATGAGGAGCGGTTCTAACTCCTTCTCAGTATGATTGCCAGCCCCGTGGATACCACGGCGCTGGCAATCTGTGTTTTACGGGCCAGCACCACAGCCCGCCTGACTGTTGCCACATCGGGTGTGGGGCCGCGGCCCATCTCCGGACGGTGTTCCACCCCGTGGGCGTATTCGGTCCGGCCGCCCAGGGTGACTCCCAGAGCCGCCGCAGCGGTGGCTTCCACAGGGCCTGCATTGGGACTGGGATGATGCGGTGCATCCTCACGCCAGGCCCGCACCGCCTCCGCTCCCCTGCCCTCGACTGCAGCTATTCCGGTATGGATGATCGCCGTGAGCCGGGCGGGGAACCAGGCGGCCAGGTCATCGATCCGGGCCGATGCCCATCCGAAGTCCCGGTAGCGGTCGTTTCGGTAACCGACCATGGCATCGAGGGTGTTGATACACCGGTGGGCCACCACTCCGGGTGCTCCCGCCACCCCTGCCCAGAACAGCGAGGAGGTCGCGGCATCGGAGGTGTTCTCCGCCAGGGATTCGACCGTGGCGCGGGCGATGCCCGGGGCGTCGAGAAGCTCAGGGTCGCGGGAGCACAACCACGGCACCAATTCGCGGGCTTTTTGCGTGTCTCCGGCATCGAGCCGGCCTGCCATCCGTTCACCCGTGCGTTCCAACAGAGTCCCACCCAGTGAGGCCCACAGCGCCAGCGCCGTCATGGTGATCGGCCACTTGCGGTGCAGCATTGCTGTGACCGCAACGGGTGGGATCACCGCGGCGCCCCAGAACAGCGCGCCCCGGCCCCTGGAACCGCGGTACAGGCGGTTTTCCAACCAGGACACATATGATCCGTAGATGGCGACTGGATGCACTGCCCCAGGCGGATCAGGGATTATGCGGTCTGCGACTGTGCCCAGAACGATGCCCACCGCTGGGGTCATGATGCCTCCGGATCCTGGTAATGAAAAAATGCAGGCCACCCGAAGCGATGAACTCCGATGACCTGCATTTATACTTGTGCGCCCTGACGGGCTCGAACCGCCGACCTGCTGGGTGTAAACCAGCTGCTCTTCCAGCTGAGCTAAAGGCGCGCACGTGCCACGCGGATCACGTGACCCGCTGAAGCAACGAGGAAGATATTAACACACCACCGAGCAGAGCTAAAAATCAGCCCCTCCAGTGGCGCATTCCCACAAACTTAGGCCTTCTTGGTGCCGCGTTGAACCAGGCAGGACCCCTGCCATGAGCCGAGGCGTTCGGCCTTGGTCTGCACCAGGCCGGCCAGCTGCGCGGATTCGGAGATCACACCCGGAGCAAGCGCGCCGTCCTTGCCAATCCCAGGCGTGAGTAGCCACACACGGCCATTCTCCGCGAGGGAACGGATGGCGTCCACGAGTCCGTCGACCAGGTCGCCGTCCTCCTCGCGCCACCAGAGCAGCACAACATCGCACAGCTCATCGGTGTCCTCATCGAGGAGTTCCTCGCCGATGACCTCCTCGACAGACTCACTGATCAGCGAATCACAATCTTCATCCCATCCGATCTCCTGGACGGACTGACCCGATTCAATGCCGAGTAGTTGAGCATAATCCTGGGCACCTTGCTTAACTGTGCCCGGAGCGTCGGCCACTGTATGTTCCTCCTGTGAATTGAACCCTCAATAAAGATATGGGGCGATTCACACTAGGAACCACCTCCAGAGGGCTATTTACGTTTACATCAAGCACATTACCGCGCACGGTGCCGAAGTTCCCATATTTACTGGCAATTATTTCGGAATCTCCCCCGGAAAGTTGAAGAATATCCTTTCGACGGATGACCAACATACTCATGTCGGACCACCTACCAACATCTTTTCAGTGGATCTGAAAGGAGCGTCCCAGCGACATCAGACCTCCTTTTTATTCGCCCCCGACCCGAACGTGAGAGAAACTTCACATTCCACCAAACGCCTTTCCACATAGCGGAAAGAGGGCGAGGTGTGTCTTTGATTACACCAGTTGTTTCCTCCGAATAAGTACCTGATTTTTCCACACATCGCTACACAACGACCCTCAGAACAAGCGCTTCAACCGCATAACCCCCACGCCTCAGCTGGCAAAACCCGCGCATCTGCAAGGGTTTGTTAAACCAAAGCCACATTTGTGCGTATCCTTGTGTCAACTTGTGTGCGTACCGTCGCCACCTTTCCTCATGGAATGTAGATACGTCGGAATGAACCATCACGGCTTCTTCTGAAAGGCCACCGTCTCTCACCGGACAGGTGGATTTCCCTGCGACCTACTCCCCATGGGGTTCTACGGAGACGGTCACCGGCCCAGCCGGTCGCATGAACGAAATTAAGACATTCCAACAGGAGGTGTGGAAATGGCCAATCAAGCAAAACTTGGTGGCAAGCCCACGGATGACACCAACTTCGCGATGATCCGTGACGGTGTTGCATCTTATTTGAACGACACCGATCCGGAGGAGACCAACGAGTGGATGGATTCCCTCGATGGTCTGCTTCAGGAGTCCTCTCCGGAGCGTGCTCGCTACCTGATGCTGCGTCTGCTGGAGCGAGCATCCGCCAAGCGTGTTCCGCTTCCGCCGATGACTTCCACCGATTACGTGAATACGATCCCAACTTCCATGGAGCCGGACTTCCCCGGTGACGAGGAGATGGAGAAGCGCTACCGCCGGTGGATCCGCTGGAACGCCGCGATCATGGTGCACCGCGCACAGCGCCCGGGCATCGGAGTCGGTGGACACATCTCCACCTACGCCGGCGCAGCCCCTCTGTATGAAGTCGGTTTCAACCACTTCTTCCGCGGCAAGGATCACCCAGGTGGCGGTGACCAGATCTTCTTCCAGGGCCACGCCTCCCCAGGCATGTATGCCCGCGCCTTCATGGAGGGTCGTCTCACCGAGGAGGACCTGGACAGCTTCCGTCAGGAAGTCTCCCACGAGGGTGGCGGAATCCCGTCCTACCCGCATCCTCACGGCATGCCCGACTTCTGGGAATTCCCAACCGTCTCCATGGGTCTTGGCCCAATGGACGCCATCTACCAGGCCCGCTTCAACCGCTACCTCCACAACCGTGGCATCAAGGACACCTCTGACCAGCACGTCTGGGCATTCCTCGGTGACGGTGAGATGGATGAGCCGGAGTCCCGTGGCCTCATCCACCAGGCTGCGCTGAACAACCTGGACAACCTGACCTTCGTGGTCAACTGCAACCTGCAGCGCCTTGACGGCCCTGTGCGCGGAAACACCAAGATCATCCAGGAACTTGAATCCTTCTTCCGTGGTGCCGGCTGGTCCGTGATTAAGGTCATCTGGGGTCGCGAGTGGGACGATCTGCTGGAGAAGGATCAGGACGGTGCTCTCGTCGAGGTCATGAACAACACCTCCGATGGTGACTACCAGACCTTCAAGGCAAACGACGGTGCCTATGTCCGTGAGCACTTCTTCGGCCGCGATCCCCGCACCGCCAAGCTGGTCGAGGACATGACCGATGATGAGATCTGGCGTCTGCCACGCGGTGGACACGATTACCGTAAGGTCTATGCCGCCTACAAGCGCGCCCTGGAGACCAAGGATCGCCCAACCGTGATTCTGGCCCACACCATCAAGGGTTACGGCCTCGGTCACAACTTCGAGGGCCGCAACGCGACCCACCAGATGAAGAAGCTGACCCTCGATGATCTGAAGCAGTTCCGCGATAAGCAGGGTCTGCCGATCTCCGATGAGGAACTGGACAAGGATCCCTACCTGCCTCCGTACTACCACCCGGGTGATGATGCACCGGAGATCAAGTACATGAAGGAACGCAGGAAGGCTCTCGGCGGTTACCTGCCGGAGCGCCGCGAGAACTACGAACCACTGAAGGTTCCACCACTGGACAAGCTGCGTTCCGTACGTAAGGGATCCGCGAAGCAGCAGATCGCCACCACCATGGCCACGGTGCGTACATTCAAGGAACTCATGCGCGACAAGGATCTGGCTGAGCGTCTGGTCCCGATCATCCCGGATGAGGCCCGCACTTTCGGTTTGGACTCCTGGTTCCCGACCCTGAAGATCTACAACCCGCACGGTCAGAACTACGTGCCGGTCGATCACGACCTCATGCTGTCCTACCGTGAGGCCAAGGATGGCCAGATTCTCCACGAGGGCATCAATGAGGCAGGTTCCGTCGCATCCTTCATTGCGGCCGGCACCTCCTACGCCACCCACGGCAAGGCCATGATCCCGCTGTACATCTTCTACTCGATGTTCGGTTTCCAGCGCACCGGCGACAGCATCTGGGCTGCCGCTGACCAGATGGCACGTGGTTTCCTGCTCGGTGCCACCGCTGGTCGCACCACGCTGACCGGTGAGGGCCTCCAGCACATGGACGGTCACTCCCCGATCCTGGCATCCACCAACCCGGGCGTGGAGTCCTACGACCCGGCGTTCTCCTACGAGATCGCGCACCTGGTCCACCGTGGCATCGACCGCATGTATGGCTCGAAGGATGGTGAGAATGTCATTTACTACATCACCATCTACAACGAACCGACCCCTCAGCCTGCTGAGCCTGAGGATCTGGACGTCGAGGGTCTGCACAAGGGCATCTACCTCTATTCCGAGGCTGAGGGCGAGGGCCACCGGGCCTCCATCCTCGCCTCCGGTGTGGGTATGCAGTGGGCACTGCGTGCCAAGGAGATCCTGGATGAGGATTACGGCATCAAGGCCAATATCTTCTCCGCCACCTCCTGGACCGAACTGGCCCGCGATGGCGCACGTCGCAACCTCGAGGCACTGCGCAACCCAGGCACGGACATCGATGAGCCGTTCGTGACCACCCAGCTGAAGAAGGGTTCCGGCCCGTACGTCGCGGTCTCCGACTTCGCCACCGATCTGCCGAACCAGATCCGTGAATGGGTTCCTGGCACCTACACCGTTCTCGGTGCAGACGGTTTCGGATTCTCCGACACCCGCCCCGCCGCGCGTCGTTATTTCAACATCGACGCCGAGTCCATCGTTGTGGCTGTCCTGCGCGGCCTGGCCAGCGAAGGCACCATCGATGAGTCCGTGGCAGCCCAGGCAGCTGAGAAGTTCAAGCTGTCTGATCCGACCTCGGTCACCGTGGATCCGGATGCTCCCATCGAGTAACTTCGGTAAAAAGCACCACCACGCTTGACCCAGAAAACCCAACCGGCGCATCTCGCTCCGGTTGGGTTTTCTGGGTTTTCAGGTGAGGGTTTGGTTATCCCAGCATCGACTTGTCCGAGAGCGTGGCTCCCTTGATGTTGGCGAACTCCTGGAGCAGATCACGCACGGTGAGTTTGCTCTTGGTCTCCTGATCAGCTTCATACACGATGCGTCCTTCGTGCATCATGATCAGCCGATTACCCAGGCGGATGGCCTGTTCCATGTTGTGGGTGACCATGAGGGTGGTCAACCCACCTTCGGCGACGATCTTCTGGGTCAGGGTGGTGACCAGCTCCGCACGCTGGGGATCCAGGGCGGCGGTGTGTTCGTCGAGAAGCATGATTTTGGGCTGGGTGTACCCAGCCATGAGCAGGGACAGCGCCTGGCGCTGCCCACCGGAGAGCAGACCCACCTTGGCGGTGAGGCGGTTCTCCAGGCCGAGCTCCAACTTGGCCAGTTCCTGTTTATACAGCTCGCGTCGCTTGGAGGTCAGCGCGGAACCGAGTCCGCGGTTCTTGCCGCGCAGCAGCGCGAGGGACAGGTTTTCCTCAATGCTGAGGTTGGGGGCGGTTCCCGCCAGTGGGTCCTGAAACACCCGGCCCACGAAGCGGGCACGCTTATGCTCGGACATCCTGTTCACGGTGGTCCCGGCGATGGTGATGGTGCCGGAATCCATGAAGAGACGACCTGAAACCGCGTTGAGCAACGTCGACTTTCCCGCGCCATTGGAGCCAATGACGGTGACAAAATCACCCTCCCTCATCTCCAGGCTGAGATCAGTGAGCGCTTTGCGTTCATTGACGGTGCCCGGGAAGAAGGTCTTGCTGATGGTGGATATGGTCAACATGGATGAATCAACCGTCCTTTCCAACAGTCAGGGGCTCTGTGGGTTTCTCAGTGGCCACCGCTGCCGCTGGGATCGCGGGGGACCTCCGGAATCTGGAGGTCATTCCCTTCCAGCGTGGCAGGAGCAGCGCGATGATCACCAACAGTGCCGTGATCGCCTTCATGTCATTGGGATCAAGACCAACGCGCAGCGCCGCGAAAATGATCAGGCGGTAGAGGACCGCACCGATGATCACGGCGATGATGGCCATCCACACCCGACGCTGACCCAGCAGCGCCTGGCCGAGGATGACAGAGGCCAGACCAACGAGGATCAGGCCGATGCCCATGGAGATATCGGCGAAGCCCTGGTACTGCCCCACCAGCGCACCGCACATGCCCACAAAACCATTGGACAGGGCGATGGTGAACGTTTTGGTGAAGTCGGTGGACACACCGAAGGACTGCACCATGGGACCATTGTCTCCGGTGGCACGCAGTGACAGACCGAGGTCGGTGTTGAGGAACCACACCACCACGGCACCGAGCAGCACCACGGCGACCAGGAGGATTCCCGGACCAGCCCAGGTGCCCAACAATCCGGCGTCACGCAGCGGGGTGAAGATGGTGTCCTGCCGGAGCAGGGGCACATTGGCACCGTCCATGATGCGCAGGTTGATGGACCACAGGGCGATCATGGTGAGAATACCGGCGAGCAGTCCATCGATCTTGCCCTTGGTGTGCAGCAGACCGGTGATCAGGCCCGCGATGAAGCCGGTGACAAATCCGGCAAGCGTGGCCGGGACGGGATGCCATCCGGCCATGATCGCCATCGCCGCGGTTGCCGCACCGGTGGTGAAGCTGCCGTCGACGGTGAGGTCGGCGAAGTTGAGAACACGGAAGGTGAGGTAGACCCCCAGTGCCATCACACCGTAGATGAGTCCGACTTCAAGGGCGCCGATCATACGCGCTCAGCCTTGTCCAGGACCTCCTGGGGGATTTCCACACCCTGGCGCTCAGCGGCGTCCTCGTTGATCACGTAGGTGAATTCGGTGGCGGTCTCCACAGACATGGTTGCTGGATCAGCACCATCCTGGAGGATACGCAGTGCCATCTCACCGGTCTGGCGACCGAGCTCGGTGTAATCGATACCGAGGGTGGCAACCGCTCCGCCTTCGACGGTGCCGGATTCAGCGGCGATCACGGGGATCTGGTTCTGCTCTGCGATCTGGACGAGGGAGGCGATTCCGGAGACCACCATGTTGT is a window from the Corynebacterium faecale genome containing:
- a CDS encoding ABC transporter permease, with translation MIGALEVGLIYGVMALGVYLTFRVLNFADLTVDGSFTTGAATAAMAIMAGWHPVPATLAGFVTGFIAGLITGLLHTKGKIDGLLAGILTMIALWSINLRIMDGANVPLLRQDTIFTPLRDAGLLGTWAGPGILLVAVVLLGAVVVWFLNTDLGLSLRATGDNGPMVQSFGVSTDFTKTFTIALSNGFVGMCGALVGQYQGFADISMGIGLILVGLASVILGQALLGQRRVWMAIIAVIIGAVLYRLIIFAALRVGLDPNDMKAITALLVIIALLLPRWKGMTSRFRRSPAIPAAAVATEKPTEPLTVGKDG